Proteins from a single region of Scleropages formosus chromosome 24, fSclFor1.1, whole genome shotgun sequence:
- the myofl gene encoding myoferlin isoform X1, producing MLRVRVESAKGLPKKKIGSPDPITSIVFKDEKKKTKAINNEVNPVWNETLEFDLKGSPLDSSSTIDVIVKDYETIGKDKPIGSAKVSLKDLASGQVKSFPSRNLPLLNEKNQDIGATINLVIDYEPPANSSPNYSDQQDGDTAATGGDGGDEGDETMPDGGHGGSPGAGEAGASNQRMMRKNRKRQRPLANKPQDFQIRVRIIEARQLPGNNIKPVVKVNVCGQTHRTRIKRGNNPFYDEIFFYNVHMLPSELFDEHISIRVYDSFSLRADSLMGEFKLDVGYIYDEPAHAIMRKWLLLNDPDDASMGAKGYLKVSLFIVGTGDEPPVENRERREDQDDIESNLLLPAGVTLRWVTLTLKVFRAEDIPQMDDAFSQTVKEVFGGEGDRKNLVDPFMEVQFAGKKLRTKIIEKNANPEWNQLLNLQVKFPSVCERLKLIVFDWDRLTRNDVVGTTYLDLTKIASSGGEVEDFQSAHGASPALEGKTGESEVGFLPAFGPCYINLYGSPREFTGLPDPYDDLNYGKGEGVAYRGRVLVELSTKLDEKVDKNVDNIPNDDILVAQKYQRRRKYCLCAVFHSATMLQETGEPMQFEVSIGNYGNKLDTTCKPLASTTQYSCAVFDGNQYYYLPWANTKPVVVLTSFWEDISHRLGAVNILLYIVERLQSNITSLKTAMLAKVPETRLAEIWLKLINQIIEDLSSLKMPDLEGMQNLTLLDIQIKKLRDSTIVAIREAARYMLENATDVKTTLSDIEDWLERLNQLAEEPQNSMPDVIVWMLRGEKRVAYARIPANKVLYSTYSEQACGQFCGKTQTILMQYPMDKNQGLKVPVQIRVNMWLGLSAHEKKFNSFAEGTFSVFAEMYENQAQVFGKWGTTGLVGRHKFSDVTGKLKLKQEYFLPPSGWEWDKEWFVDPEKGLLTEADAGHFEFTDEVYQNETRFPGGEWKPAAEPYTDVNGEKAPSLAEIECPRGWKWQDDWTVDINRAVDEKGWEYGVTIPPNDKPCSWVSAEKMYHVHRRKRMIRPRKKVADAGAAAEKRDQGDPEGWEYSSLIGWKFHRKERSSDTFRRRRWRRRMAPADRLGASAIFKLEGAVGIDEDAKDSKTDASKMFGANTPTVSCSFDRSYMYHLRVYIYQARSLLAMDKDSFSDPYAHVSFLHMSKTTEIIKSTLNPTWDQTLIFQNLEIYGEPQALAHNPPSIILEFFDSDQVGKDESLGRSMFLPMVKLNPSTAVSPKLLWYPITKKGKDAGEVLLAAEIILKDKGSETELPIIPPKRGENLYMVPQGIRPVVQLTAIEILAWGLRNMKTYQLTPVNSPSLVVECGGEIVQSAVIRNIKKNPNFPGSVLFLKVLLPKEEMYTPPIVLKVIDHRPFGRKPVVGQCTIDSLEEYRCDPYMTQADVAMTSKVALMAAAPPHTIIDMEDRRSLLEAQTDHGLKRATGTAEKEKDTIDWWSKFHASLGEHEKCGPYLKKGYDTLKIYECELENMPEFQGLTDFCNTFKLQRGKNEDDDDDPAVVGEFKGSFRVYPLSDDPNVPAPPRQFRELPDSGPQECVVRIYIIRGLDLQPKDNNGLCDPYIKISLGKKTIEDRDHYCPNTLNPVFGRMFELSCFLPQDKDLKISIYDYDLLSRDEKVGETMIDLENRFLSRFGSYCGVPQTYCVSGVNQWRDQHKPSQILHSVARLKGLSPPVIADNGTTLSFSGREYSLSEFEANQEIHEHMGPPNERIALHVLRTQGMVPEHVETRTLYSTFQPTLSQGKVQMWVDVFPKSLGLPGPPFDISPRKAKKHYLRVVIWNTTDVTLDETSVTGERMSDIYVKGWMTGMEEDKQKTDVHYRSLDGDGNFNWRFVFGFDYLPAEQLCLVSKKEHFWSLDKTEFRIPPKLIIQIWDNDKFSLDDYLGNVELDLLDLIPPAKTSEKCRLEMLENKRGGFPHKNKEATSLFSQKSVKGWWPCVIEQDGKKVLAGKVEMTLEVVNETECDEKPAGKGRDEPNMNPKLDPPKRPETSFFWFTNPCKTMKFIVWRRFKWIFIGLIILILVLLFFGILLYSIPNYISMKIVKP from the exons GCCTATTGGATCAGCAAAGGTCTCGCTGAAAGATCTTGCAAGTGGACAAGTCAAGTCCTTCCCTTCAAGGAATTTACCTCTcctcaatgaaaaaaatcaggacATTGGA GCCACAATCAATCTGGTCATTGACTATGAACCACCAGCAAACTCTTCACCAAACTACAGTGATCAACAAGACGGTGACACTGCAGCCACTG GAGGGGATGGAGGTGATGAGGGGGATGAAACCATGCCTGATGGAGGCCATGGGGGGTCCCCTGGGGCAGGTGAAGCTGGGGCCTCGAACCAGAGGATGATGCGCAAGAACAGAAAAAGGCAACGGCCTTTAGCGAACAAACCTCAGGATTTTCAG ATCCGTGTCCGAATTATCGAGGCCCGTCAGCTGCCGGGGAACAACATCAAGCCGGTTGTGAAGGTGAACGTCTGTGGACAGACACACAGGACGAGGATCAAGAGAGGAAATAATCCTTTCTATGATGAG attttcttttaCAACGTCCACATGCTGCCATCAGAGCTCTTTGATGAACACATCAGCATTCGG GTGTATGACTCCTTCTCGCTGCGAGCCGACAGCCTCATGGGGGAGTTCAAG CTGGATGTCGGCTACATCTACGATGAACCAG CTCATGCCATCATGCGGAAATGGCTGCTCCTGAATGACCCCGATGACGCCAGCATGGGTGCGAAAGGATACCTCAAAGTCAGCCTGTTTATTGTGGGAACAGGAGACGAACCTCCG GTGGAGAACAGGGAGCGCAGGGAAGACCAGGATGATATCGAAAGCAATTTGCTTTTGCCGGCTGGAGTGACATTGCGATGGGTCACTTTGACCTTGAAAGTGTTCCGGGCCGAGGACATTCCACAGA TGGACGACGCCTTTTCCCAGACTGTCAAGGAAGTTTTTGGTGGGGAAGGTGACAGGAAAAATCTCGTAGATCCATTTATGGAAGTCCAGTTTGCAGGCAAAAAG CTGCGTACCAAAATAATTGAGAAAAATGCAAACCCGGAATGGAACCAGCTGCTCAACCTTCAAGTCAAG TTCCCATCTGTGTGCGAGCGGCTCAAACTCATAGTGTTCGATTG GGATCGGCTGACAAGGAACGACGTGGTTGGAACAACTTATTTAGACCTAACTAAAATAGCGTCCTCTGGTGGTGAGGTTGAAG ACTTTCAGTCAGCTCATGGGGCTTCTCCAGCACTTGAAG GTAAAACTGGggagtcagaggtgggatttctACCTGCCTTTGGTCCTTGCTACATTAACTTGTATGGGAGCCCCAGAGAATTCACAGGTCTTCCAGACCCATACGATGATCTCAATTATGGAAAG GGAGAAGGTGTTGCCTACAGAGGAAGAGTTCTGGTTGAACTGTCAACTAAACTTGATGAGAAGGTGGACAAGAATGTGGACAATATTCCAAATGATGACATTTTGGTGGCTCAG AAGTACCAGCGGCGGAGGAAGTACTGCTTGTGTGCAGTGTTCCACAGCGCCACCATGCTGCAGGAGACTGGAGAGCCCATGCAGTTTGAGGTCAGCATTGGCAACTATGGCAACAAGTTGGACACGACCTGCAAACCGCTGGCATCCACCACCCAGTACAGTTGTGCTGTGTTTGACG GTAATCAATACTACTACCTTCCCTGGGCCAACACAAAGCCAGTTGTCGTTCTGACATCTTTTTGGGAGGACATAAGTCATCGTTTAGGTGCCGTGAACATCCTTCTATATATTGTCGAGCGACTG CAATCTAACATCACTTCCTTGAAGACCGCCATGCTGGCGAAGGTCCCAGAAACTCGCCTGGCCGAGATTTGGCTCAAATTGATCAACCAAATCATTGAAGACCTCAGCAG CTTGAAGATGCCGGACCTGGAAGGGATGCAGAACctgacactgctagatattCAGATCAAGAAACTGCGCGATAGCACGATCGTGGCCATTCGGGAGGCGGCTAGGTACATGTTGGAGAACGCAACCGATGTCAAGACCACTCTGTCGGACATTGAGGACTGGCTGGAAAGGCTAAATCAGCTGGCTGAGGAG CCCCAGAACAGCATGCCAGATGTGATCGTCTGGATGCTcagaggagagaagagggtGGCTTATGCAAGAATCCCAGCCAACAAGGTGCTGTACTCCACGTACTCCGAACAAGCCTGTGGGCAGTTCTGCGGCAAGACCCAGACCATCTTGATGCAG TACCCAATGGACAAGAATCAAGGGCTGAAAGTTCCAGTTCAAATCCGAGTCAATATGTGGTTGGGTCTTTCTGCACATGAAAAGAAGTTCAACAGCTTTGCAGAGGGGACGTTCAGTGTTTTCGCGGAAATG TATGAAAACCAAGCACAAGTGTTTGGGAAGTGGGGCACCACTGGACTGGTAGGGCGGCATAAGTTCTCCGATGTGACTGGGAAGCTGAAGCTGAAACAGGAATACTTCCTTCCCCCTAGTGGATGGGAGTGGGACAAAGAGTGGTTTGTGGATCCAGAGAAGGG ACTGCTGACTGAGGCTGATGCGGGGCATTTCGAGTTCACAGACGAGGTCTACCAGAACGAGACCCGCTTCCCTGGAGGGGAATGGAAGCCTGCTGCAGAGCCGTACACGGACGTG AATGGAGAGAAAGCCCCAAGTCTTGCTGAGATTGAGTGCCCCCGTGGCTGGAAATGGCAGGATGATTGGACTGTCGACATAAATAGGGCTGTGGATGAGAAAG GCTGGGAGTACGGGGTCACCATTCCACCAAACGACAAGCCCTGTTCCTGGGTATCGGCAGAGAAGATGTACCACGTTCACCGCCGGAAGAGAATGATCCGGCCGCGTAAGAAGGTTGCAGatgctggagcagcagcagag AAGAGAGACCAAGGTGACCCGGAGGGCTGGGAGTACTCTTCTCTGATAGGGTGGAAGTTTCACCGAAAGGAGCGCTCCTCCGACACGTTCCGCCGCAGacgctggaggaggaggatggcCCCTGCAGACCGCCTTGGAGCATCTGCCATCTTTAAACTGGAAGGGGCAGTG GGAATCGATGAAGACGCCAAAGACTCCAAAACAGATGCTTCGAAGATGTTTGGGGCGAACACTCCCACTGTTTCTTGCTCCTTCGACA GATCCTACATGTACCATCTTAGGGTTTACATTTACCAGGCCAGAAGCCTTCTtgctatggacaaagacagttTTTCAG ATCCATATGCCCATGTGTCCTTCTTGCACATGAGCAAAACTACAGAGATCATCAAATCCACTTTGAACCCAACGTGGGATCAGACCCTCATCTTCCAAAACTTAGAGATCTATGGGGAACCACAGGCTCTTGCTCATAACCCGCCCAGCATCATCCTGGAGTTCTTTGACAGTGACCAAGTG GGTAAAGATGAGTCGTTGGGTCGCAGCATGTTCCTTCCCATGGTGAAGCTGAACCCCAGTACCGCGGTTTCCCCCAAACTGCTCTGGTATCCCATCACCAAGAAGGGCAAGGATGCAGGGGAGGTGCTCCTGGCTGCAGAGATCATTCTGAAGGACAAG GGAAGTGAGACGGAGCTTCCCATTATCCCTCCCAAAAGGGGTGAGAACCTTTATATGGTTCCACAGGGGATCCGGCCTGTGGTGCAGCTCACAGCCATTGAG ATACTGGCCTGGGGTTTACGCAACATGAAGACCTACCAGCTGACGCCGGTCAATTCGCCCAGCCTGGTGGTGGAGTGTGGAGGGGAGATCGTCCAGTCGGCCGTCATCAGGAACATAAAGAAGAACCCCAATTTCCCGGGATCTGTCCTCTTTCTAAAAGTG CTACTTCCCAAGGAGGAGATGTACACGCCTCCCATCGTGCTCAAAGTGATCGACCACAGGCCCTTCGGGAGGAAGCCAGTCGTGGGACAGTGCACCATTGACTCTTTGGAAGAGTACCGCTGTGATCCCTATATGACCCAGGCTGATGTGGCCATGACCTCAAAAG tggcTTTGatggctgctgctcctccgcacaCCATCATCGATATGGAAGACAGGAGGTCGCTGCTTGAAGCCCAG ACGGATCATGGGCTTAAACGTGCTACAGGA ACAGCTGAAAAG GAGAAAGATACTATTGACTGGTGGAGTAAATTCCACGCTTCCCTTGGGGAACATGAGAAGTGTGGCCCATATCTGAAGAAGGGTTATGATACCCTCAAG ATCTACGAGTGTGAACTTGAGAATATGCCCGAGTTCCAGGGACTCACTGACTTCTGTAACACATTCAAACTGCAAAGAGGCAagaatgaagatgatgatgacgatCCAGCAGTAGTTGGGGAGTTCAAG GGCTCATTCAGAGTCTACCCCCTGTCGGACGACCCCAACGTTCCTGCACCTCCAAGGCAGTTCCGAGAACTTCCTGACAGTGGGCCGCAGGAGTGCGTAGTGAGGATCTACATCATCCGAGGACTGGACCTGCAGCCCAAGGACAACAATGGCCTG TGTGACCCTTACATTAAAATCTCCCTGGGAAAGAAGACCATCGAAGACCGCGATCACTACTGTCCCAATACCCTGAACCCAGTGTTTGGAAG AATGTTTGAGCTCTCCTGCTTCCTGCCCCAAGACAAAGATCTCAAAATTTCCATCTACGATTATGATTTGCTGAGTCGTGACGAAAAGGTCGGGGAGACGATGATTGACCTGGAAAACAGATTTCTATCCCGCTTTGGTTCCTACTGTGGAGTACCGCAGACGTACTGTGT TTCTGGGGTAAATCAGTGGCGAGACCAGCACAAACCATCCCAGATCCTGCACAGCGTAGCCCGTCTGAAAGGCCTTTCTCCGCCAGTCATCGCAGACAATGGAACCACTCTGTCGTTCAGTGGACGGGAGTACAGCCTTTCTGAATTTG AGGCTAACCAGGAGATCCATGAGCACATGGGCCCGCCCAACGAGAGGATCGCACTGCATGTTCTCAGAACGCAGGGCATGGTGCCAGAGCATGTTGAGACCAGGACTCTGTACAGCACCTTCCAACCCACGCTCTCTCAG GGGAAGGTACAAATGTGGGTTGACGTATTCCCCAAGAGTCTCGGCCTTCCTGGACCTCCATTTGATATCTCGCCACGCAAAGCAAAGAA GCACTACTTGCGTGTTGTTATTTGGAACACTACAGATGTCACATTGGATGAAACCAGCGTCACAGGGGAGCGCATGAGTGATATCTACGTCAAAGG CTGGATGACAGGCATGGAGGAGGACAAGCAGAAGACTGATGTCCATTACAGGTCCCTGGATGGAGATGGCAATTTCAATTGGAGATTTGTCTTTGGGTTTGACTACCTGCCTGCTGAGCAACTGTGCCTTGTTTCCAAAAAA GAGCACTTTTGGAGTCTTGACAAAACAGAGTTCAGGATCCCGCCCAAGTTGATCATCCAAATATGGGACAATGACAAATTCTCGTTGGATGACTATTTGG GCAATGTAGAACTGGACCTGTTGGACCTGATCCCACCAGCCAAAACGTCGGAGAAGTGCCGCTTAGAGatgctggagaacaagagggGTGGCTTTCCTCACAAAAACAAGGAAGCCACCTCTCTGTTCTCCCAGAAGTCCGTCAAGGGCTGGTGGCCGTGCGTCATTGAGCAGGATGGGAAAAAAGTGCTTGCT GGGAAGGTAGAAATGACCCTGGAAGTAGTGAATGAGACTGAGTGTGACGAGAAACCTGCTGGGAAAGGCAGGGATGAACCCAACATGAACCCAAAGCTGGACCCTCCAAA GCGCCCAGAAACATCTTTCTTCTGGTTCACAAATCCATGCAAGACCATGAAATTCATTGTGTGGCGCAGATTCAAGTGGATCTTCATTGGCCTCATCATTCTCATACTCGTGCTGCTCTTTTTTGGCATCCTCCTGTACTCGATACCG AACTATATTTCAATGAAAATTGTGAAACCGTGA